A stretch of Triticum aestivum cultivar Chinese Spring chromosome 1D, IWGSC CS RefSeq v2.1, whole genome shotgun sequence DNA encodes these proteins:
- the LOC123180530 gene encoding uncharacterized protein: MHEARPLADRKYMATQGYKSLDKKASRRLRLEKDKYMQVTPRWCVDKGECWERIVDYWCSKEYRAKNKDYRNRRAGMLDPPHHQGNLNVMEFGERWASHHNAPVPNLFVSYALAHKAPYRTATPYDENDAASAYSSKTAYDRMEKFKGVAKELKGPEYDVTTEPLDHALVMISGEGRKHGKEAIAGGMFPSSSRSSLPEYKARLGISKSSTCKRSTLAMVEMEARLAEERRVAAEERAEERRLADERTRQAVQQAVLAQTSQCFAMFAAYCTQNGMPVMQMPHQSGHGSNTDGSSHARGPSDNNLGGSPNV; encoded by the exons ATGCATGAGGCGCGCCCTTTAGCCGACCGCAAATATATGGCAACTCAAGGCTATAAGAGTCTTGATAAGAAAGCCAGTAGGAGACTCCGTCTTGAGAAGGACAAGTACATGCAG GTTACTCCTAGATGGTGCGTCGATAAGGGGGAGTGTTGGGAGCGGATCGTGGACTATTGGTGTTCCAAAGAGTATAGGGCGAAAAACAAAGATTATAGAAATCGGCGAGCCGGAATGCTGGATCCACCACATCATCAAGGCAACTTGAACGTTATGGAGTTCGGTGAACGTTGG GCGTCTCACCATAATGCTCCAGTGCCCAACCTTTTCGTCTCGTATGCTTTAGCCCATAAGGCACCGTACAGAACAGCCACGCCTTACGATGAGAATGACGCAGCGTCCGCGTACTCCAGCAAGACCGCATACGATCGGATGGAGAAATTTAAAGGGGTGGCAAAAGAGTTGAAAGGGCCTGAGTATGATGTGACAACAGAGCCTCTTGACCACGCGTTGGTCATGATCTCTGGAGAAGGCAGGAAACATGGGAAGGAAGCAATTGCAGGAGGCATGTTCCCTAGTTCCTCCCGTAGCTCTCTCCCTGAATACAAAGCTCGGTTAGGTATCTCAAAATCTTCTACATGTAAACGCTCGACTCTAGCTATGGTTGAGATGGAG GCCCGACTGGCGGAGGAGAGGCGAGTGGCGGCGGAGGAGAGGGCGGAGGAGAGGCGACTGGCTGATGAGAGGACGAGGCAAGCGGTGCAGCAGGCGGTGTTGGCACAAACTAGTCAATGCTTTGCAATGTTTGCG GCTTATTGTACCCAGAATGGTATGCCCGTTATGCAGATGCCTCATCAATCAGGCCATGGATCTAATACTGATGGATCTTCACATGCACGAGGCCCAAGCGACAACAACCTTGGTGGTTCTCCGAATGTTTGA